The proteins below come from a single Serinus canaria isolate serCan28SL12 chromosome 6, serCan2020, whole genome shotgun sequence genomic window:
- the LOC127059756 gene encoding protein NDNF-like — translation MSSFWLYLPLHLFMATCLCYSIKAPTTGSQQSFKSNLFNFYHSLILADGKETTIHLLKDIPKRYYFALEEGRALAPFSITVTPCDVPIEWSILVYKPPPGKAAPGDYDAQEVSKSHKASSMVSTIFNYKGNSVETYMGMSSHSALYLLEFLSTERDTHITVYLTTDTTSGHLYPELPGDPRIDVIGVGHTTVTLAWKHSPSVLQHREGIQYCLLVNEKHNYKSLCAAETAIRSSGMKLPATLALSLSPYLLEPQQVMILSNSELSIINKVSSGEVRQVCMGTKNTYTVPNLSPSTQYYFDVFIVNLLTNASAAYTGTFARTLEEPEPKVTELKDGKVIHVVLDGKKQKFYSLQYQARHKKIHFTFQLCRGQIRVHITRNGKTVASENLSGLRYFSLKGKLLDTYSVQLRSTEDSNSSVKVLASPHFHKPLFPLLPESLKIKSFSKLRTCKSVTIAWLGTQEESKYCVYSKRIEEDQIWRELQSADRCSGPESRHKSEKVLCKYFYDLNLQRAVTTETIKGLEAGTLYLFDVYLFGPSGIPVRYHSKVVKTRKKC, via the exons ATGTCCTCGTTCTGGCTTTATCTTCCTCTCCATCTTTTCATGGCAACTTGTTTGTGCTATTCTATAAAAGCACCCACCACCGGCTCCCAACAGAGCTTCAAGAGCAATCTCTTCAATTTCTACCACTCCCTGATACTTGCAGATGGTAAGGAAACTACCATTCACCTGCTGAAGGACATACCCAAAAG GTACTACTTTGCTTTGGAAGAGGGCAGGGCCCTTGCTCCTTTCTCAATAACAGTGACTCCCTGTGATGTTCCCATTGAGTGGAGCATACTTGTGTACAAGCCTccccctggaaaagcagcaccag GTGACTATGATGCACAAGAGGTCTCCAAATCTCACAAGGCTTCAAGCATGGTGTCCACTATCTTCAACTACAAGGGAAATTCTGTAGAGACTTACATGGGAATGTCTTCCCACTCTGCCCTTTACCTGCTGGAGTTCCTGTCCACAGAGAGGGACACACACATCACCGTGTACCTCACAACTGACACCACCTCTGGGCACCTCTACCCCGAGCTCCCGGGGGACCCACGCATCGATGTCATTGGCGTCGGCCACACAACGGTGACTCTGGCCTGGAAGCACAGCCCTtctgtcctgcagcacagggagggcatCCAGTACTGCCTCCTAGTTAATGAAAAGCACAACTACAAGAGCTTGTGTGCTGCTGAGACAGCCATCAGATCCTCTGGAATGAAGCTGCCAGCCACACTagctctgtccctctctccATACCTTCTGGAGCCACAGCAGGTGATGATATTGTCCAATAGTGAACTGAGCATCATCAACAAAGTGAGCAGTGGGGAAGTCAGGCAGGTGTGCATGGGCACCAAGAACACCTACACAGTGCCCAacctcagccccagcactcaGTATTACTTTGATGTTTTTATTGTCAACCTCCTCACAAACGCCAGCGCCGCGTACACCGGGACATTCGCCAGGACCCTGGAAGAACCTGAGCCCAAGGTGACAGAGCTGAAAGATGGCAAAGTGATTCATGTGGTCCTGGatgggaaaaagcagaaattctaCAGTCTGCAGTACCAGGCAAGGCACAAGAAAATCCACTTCACCTTTCAGTTGTGTCGGGGTCAAATACGGGTTCACATAACAAGGAATGGCAAAACGGTGGCATCAGAAAACCTCTCTGGGCTGAGGTATTTCTCCCTGAAGGGAAAGCTGCTGGACACCTATTCGGTGCAGCTGAGGTCCACAGAGGACTCTAACTCTTCTGTGAAGGTACTGGCATCCCCCCATTTCCACAAGCCCTTATTCCCACTTCTTCCAGAGAGCTTAAAAATCAAATCCTTCAGTAAACTGAGAACATGCAAGTCTGTGACCATTGCCTGGCTGGGAACACAAGAGGAGAGCAAGTACTGTGTGTACAGCAAAAGGATTGAGGAGGATCAGATctggagggagctgcagagtgcAGACAGGTGCTCTGGGCCTGAATCTCGGCACAAATCAGAGAAAGTGCTGTGCAAGTACTTCTATGACCTCAACCTCCAGCGAGCCGTCACCACAGAGACCATCaaagggctggaggcagggacACTCTACTTGTTTGATGTTTATCTCTTTGGGCCATCTGGCATCCCTGTCAGATATCACAGCAAAGTTGTCAAGACcaggaaaaaatgttga